Proteins from a single region of Acinonyx jubatus isolate Ajub_Pintada_27869175 chromosome D3, VMU_Ajub_asm_v1.0, whole genome shotgun sequence:
- the SKOR2 gene encoding SKI family transcriptional corepressor 2: MASSPLPGPNDILLASPSSAFQPEALSQPRPGHANLKPNQVGQVILYGIPIVSLVIDGQERLCLAQISNTLLKNFSYNEIHNRRVALGITCVQCTPVQLEILRRAGAMPISSRRCGMITKREAERLCKSFLGENRPPKLPDNFAFDVSHECAWGCRGSFIPARYNSSRAKCIKCSYCNMYFSPNKFIFHSHRTPDAKYTQPDAANFNSWRRHLKLTDKSPQDELVFAWEDVKAMFNGGSRKRALPQPGAHPACHPLSSVKAAAVAAAAAVAGGGGLLGPHLLGAPPPPPPPPPLAELAGAPHAHHKRPRFDDDDDSLQEAAVVAAASLSAAAASLSVAAASGGAGAGGGGAGGGCVTSVGAGAGAGAAAGAKGPRSYPVIPVPSKGSFGGVLQKFPGCGGLFPHPYTFPAAAAAFGLCHKKEDAGAAAEALGGAGSAGAAPKAGLSGLFWPAGRKDAFYPPFCMFWPPRTPGGLPVPTYLQPPPQPPSALGCALGESPALLRQAFLDLAEPGGAGGSADAAPPPGQPPPVVTNGPGSGPPPAAGGAGARDTLFESPPGGSGGDCSAGSTPPADPGAVSGAGAAAAGAGPAGARVPAPHHPHLLEGRKAGGGSYHHSSAFRPVGGKDDAESLAKLHGASAGAPHSAQAHHHHHHHHPHHHHHHHPPQPPSPLLLLPPQPDEPGSERHHPAPPPPPPPPPPLALQPHHRGLLSPGGTSCSYPSEDSSEDEDDEEEEQEVDVEGHKPPEGEEEEEEGRDPDDDEEEDEETGILLGDPLVGGGRYLQGRGLSEKASSRDRAPAAAGAFPLALNSSRLLQEDGKLGDPSGSDLPPPPPPPLSSQKAGGGGGSSPGSPVHHPSLEEQPSYKDNQKTKENNQVILPTKDDSNFSDKNKDHSFFITDSDASGGDFWRERSGEHTQETNSPHSLKKDVENMGKEELQKVLFEQIDLRRRLEQEFQVLKGNTSFPVFNNFQDQMKRELAYREEMVQQLQIIPYAASLIRKEKLGAHLSKS, from the exons ATGGCTTCCAGCCCGCTGCCGGGGCCCAACGACATCCTGCTGGCATCGCCGTCGAGCGCCTTCCAGCCCGAAGCGCTGAGCCAGCCGCGGCCGGGCCACGCCAACCTCAAACCCAACCAGGTGGGCCAGGTGATCCTCTACGGCATTCCCATCGTGTCATTGGTGATCGACGGGCAGGAGcgcctgtgcctggcacagatcTCCAACACTCTCCTCAAGAACTTCAGCTACAACGAGATCCACAACCGTCGTGTGGCGCTGGGCATCACGTGCGTGCAGTGCACGCCGGTGCAGCTGGAGATCCTGCGGCGCGCCGGGGCCATGCCCATCTCATCGCGCCGCTGCGGCATGATCACCAAGCGTGAGGCCGAGCGCTTGTGCAAGTCGTTCCTGGGCGAAAACAGGCCGCCCAAGCTGCCCGACAACTTCGCCTTCGACGTGTCTCACGAGTGCGCCTGGGGCTGCCGCGGTAGCTTCATCCCTGCGCGCTACAACAGCTCCCGCGCCAAGTGCATCAAATGCAGCTACTGCAACATGTACTTCTCACCTAACAAGTTCATCTTCCACTCCCACCGTACGCCCGACGCCAAGTACACGCAGCCGGACGCAGCCAACTTCAACTCTTGGCGCCGTCATCTCAAGCTCACCGACAAGAGTCCCCAGGACGAGCTAGTCTTCGCCTGGGAGGACGTCAAGGCCATGTTCAACGGCGGTAGCCGAAAGCGCGCGCTGCCCCAGCCCGGCGCGCACCCCGCCTGCCACCCGCTCAGCTCGGTCAAGGCGGCCGCCGTGGCAGCGGCGGCTGCGGTGGCTGGAGGCGGGGGACTGCTGGGTCCGCACCTGCTGggggcgcccccgcccccgcctccgccGCCACCCCTGGCCGAGCTGGCGGGCGCGCCCCACGCCCATCACAAGCGGCCGCGCTTCGACGACGACGACGACTCGTTGCAGGAGGCGGCCGTTGTGGCCGCCGCCAGTCTctcggccgccgccgccagcCTCTCTGTGGCCGCGGCCTCGGGCGGcgccggggcgggagggggcggcgCCGGCGGCGGCTGCGTGACTAGCGTTGGCGccggcgcgggcgcgggcgcggcggCTGGCGCCAAAGGCCCGCGCAGCTACCCGGTCATCCCGGTGCCCAGCAAGGGCTCGTTCGGGGGCGTGCTGCAGAAGTTTCCCGGCTGCGGGGGGCTCTTCCCGCATCCTTACACCTTCCCGGCCGCAGCCGCCGCTTTTGGCTTGTGCCATAAGAAGGAGGACGCGGGCGCTGCGGCCGAGGCCCTGGGGGGCGCGGGCAGCGCGGGCGCGGCGCCCAAGGCCGGCCTGTCCGGCCTCTTCTGGCCCGCGGGCCGCAAGGACGCTTTCTACCCGCCCTTCTGCATGTTCTGGCCTCCGCGGACCCCAGGCGGGCTTCCCGTGCCCACCTACCTGCAGCCCCCGCCCCAGCCGCCCTCGGCTCTCGGCTGCGCGCTTGGAGAAAGCCCCGCCTTGCTGCGCCAGGCCTTCCTGGACCTGGCCGAGCCCGGCGGCGCCGGTGGGAGCGCTGATGCCGCTCCCCCGCCAGGTCAGCCCCCTCCGGTCGTGACCAACGGCCCGGGCTCCGGCCCTCCGCCTGCGGCTGGGGGCGCGGGTGCTCGCGACACTCTCTTCGAGTCGCCCCCGGGCGGCAGCGGCGGGGACTGCAGCGCGGGCTCCACGCCGCCAGCCGACCCCGGCGCGGTGTCCGGTGCAGGGGCCGCGGCCGCCGGCGCGGGCCCCGCGGGAGCCCGAGTGCCCGCACCCCACCATCCGCACCTCCTGGAGGGGCGTAAGGCAGGCGGAGGCAGCTACCACCATTCGAGCGCCTTCCGGCCGGTGGGCGGCAAGGACGACGCGGAGAGCCTGGCCAAGCTGCACGGGGCGTCAGCGGGAGCGCCACACTCGGCCCAAGcgcatcaccaccatcaccatcaccacccgcaccaccaccatcatcatcacccccCGCAGCCGCCGTCACCGTTGCTGCTCCTGCCCCCGCAGCCCGACGAGCCGGGTTCTGAGCGCCACCacccggccccgccgccgcccccgcccccgccgcccccgctgGCCTTGCAGCCGCACCACCGAGGCCTTCTGTCCCCCGGGGGCACCAGCTGCAGCTACCCCAGCGAGGACAGCTCCGAGGACGAGGACGATGAGGAAGAAGAGCAGGAGGTGGACGTGGAGGGCCACAAACCCCCCGAGGgcgaagaagaggaggaagaaggtcgAGACCCCGACGACGACGAGGAGGAAGACGAGGAGACGGGGATCCTGCTAGGGGATCCCTTAGTCGGGGGCGGCCGCTACCTCCAGGGCCGAGGGCTGTCAGAGAAGGCGAGCAGCCGGGACCGCGCACCGGCCGCGGCGGGCGCTTTCCCACTCGCCCTGAACTCCTCCAGGCTGCTGCAGGAGGACGGGAAACTGGGCGACCCCAGCGGCTCagacctgcccccgcccccgcccccacctctgtcctcccAGAAAGCTGGCGGCGGCGGTGGCAGCAGCCCGGGCAGCCCGGTCCACCATCCATCACTGGAGGAGCAGCCCTCCTACAAAGAT aatcagaaaactAAGGAAAATAACCAAGTTATTTTACCTACAAAGGATGACAGCAACTtttcag ATAAGAACAAGGATCATAGCTTTTTCATCACAGACTCTGATGCTTCCGGAGGAGATTTTTGGAGAGAAAGATCAG